One Desulfovibrio fairfieldensis genomic window carries:
- a CDS encoding DUF4139 domain-containing protein yields MYTTMTMVWRRPGILSRGLLSGLLLGQLFCLFLAGQAAAAENAPEVQNAPAALANPVSALLSPGGGLLDVEENAPVTTKDGVSVLQFVIPGDAENLQLAVPGQSVARWSAAPQPLEQDGGLARLREDLLTKRARLAGQLTAVSARLALWQAKPETITLQELEQRERKMQDVIPALGREQADLERRLKLLQQELERLPASPELGQRISVTLQKAVSGVEKLPVRYSYTLSNCGWQPIYNFNAQPEKGDGDIIDVRLMAEVWQFTGMDWHNTKLTLATRGNGPREPAPLPRWVVDSSPKPEPKPVPMVMMAPRKAATMDLAAEDGPAQANAPVDLDASGVYATWTLAARGLPEGRSRLLITADAWKAPLQWLARPSVGDSRVWLMAKYVLPPQQAWPEGQAEYSVDGQSVGQGLFRPRGGEATLFFGADPRVSVTTTADSRKRGESGFIDKSKNWTWAWTYTLTNSHSKALTVRLERPAPMIVDQSVSVSYDDTPPSQKDEKKHMLFWEVKVPADGKASVHHSVTISSPTKLPLLPDAP; encoded by the coding sequence ATGTATACGACTATGACAATGGTATGGCGGCGGCCCGGCATTTTGTCCCGGGGCCTGCTGTCAGGCCTTCTTTTGGGCCAGCTGTTTTGCCTGTTCCTTGCCGGGCAGGCCGCGGCCGCCGAAAACGCCCCGGAGGTTCAAAACGCCCCGGCCGCGTTGGCCAATCCGGTTTCAGCCCTGCTGTCGCCCGGCGGCGGACTGCTTGACGTGGAGGAAAACGCGCCGGTCACGACCAAAGACGGCGTGAGCGTGCTGCAGTTTGTGATTCCCGGCGACGCGGAGAACCTGCAACTGGCCGTGCCCGGCCAGAGCGTGGCCCGCTGGAGCGCCGCGCCGCAGCCCCTGGAACAGGACGGCGGCCTGGCCCGGCTGCGCGAGGATCTGTTGACCAAACGCGCCCGCCTGGCCGGGCAGCTGACCGCCGTGAGCGCGCGACTGGCGCTCTGGCAGGCCAAGCCGGAAACCATCACCCTGCAGGAGCTGGAACAGCGCGAAAGAAAAATGCAGGATGTGATTCCCGCCTTGGGCCGGGAACAGGCGGATCTGGAACGCCGCCTGAAGCTCTTGCAGCAGGAACTGGAACGTCTGCCCGCCAGCCCGGAGCTGGGGCAGCGGATCAGCGTCACCCTGCAAAAGGCCGTATCCGGCGTGGAGAAACTGCCCGTCCGCTACAGCTATACCTTGAGCAATTGCGGCTGGCAGCCGATCTATAATTTCAATGCCCAGCCGGAAAAGGGCGACGGCGATATCATCGACGTGCGGCTCATGGCCGAGGTCTGGCAGTTCACGGGCATGGACTGGCATAATACCAAGCTGACCCTGGCGACGCGCGGCAACGGCCCGCGCGAGCCCGCCCCCCTGCCGCGCTGGGTGGTGGATTCCTCCCCCAAGCCGGAGCCCAAGCCCGTGCCCATGGTTATGATGGCCCCGCGCAAAGCCGCTACCATGGATCTGGCCGCTGAAGACGGTCCCGCGCAGGCCAACGCGCCGGTGGACCTGGACGCCAGCGGCGTGTATGCCACCTGGACCTTGGCCGCGCGTGGCCTGCCCGAAGGCCGTTCGCGCCTGTTGATCACCGCCGACGCCTGGAAGGCCCCCCTGCAATGGCTGGCCCGGCCCAGCGTGGGCGACAGCCGCGTCTGGCTGATGGCTAAATATGTTCTGCCGCCGCAGCAGGCCTGGCCGGAAGGTCAGGCGGAATACAGCGTGGACGGCCAGAGCGTGGGCCAGGGCCTGTTCCGCCCGCGCGGCGGCGAGGCCACCCTTTTCTTCGGCGCGGACCCGCGCGTCAGCGTAACCACCACGGCGGACAGCAGAAAGCGCGGCGAAAGCGGCTTTATCGACAAAAGCAAGAACTGGACCTGGGCCTGGACCTACACTCTGACCAACAGCCACTCCAAGGCCCTGACCGTGCGTCTGGAGCGTCCGGCTCCCATGATCGTGGACCAGAGCGTCAGTGTGAGCTATGACGATACCCCGCCCTCCCAGAAGGACGAGAAGAAGCATATGCTCTTCTGGGAAGTGAAGGTGCCCGCCGACGGCAAGGCCAGCGTGCATCACAGCGTGACCATTTCGTCGCCGACCAAGCTGCCGTTGTTGCCTGACGCCCCTTAG
- the kdpA gene encoding potassium-transporting ATPase subunit KdpA has protein sequence MLYVFLLVALCVVVSWPIGKMATWAMSDPVSDRGFRRAVENLFVKCGGNVVRGQQNWKQYALSMLLFNALIFTFIYLVLGTQQWLPLNPDGKGALEGSLIFNTTASFTSNTNLQHYSGEQALSYIGQFALMFLQYLTPATGLACLAALARGLSGKVLMGNFYADVMRATFLVLLPLCLVTAGMLVLGGVIMTFDGSVVAQTLEGAKQIIARGPVAAFVTIKQLGTNGGGFFGPNSTHPFENASFFTNFIETMSIIVIPMACVWMFGRLTGRMKHAAVIFAVMLSLLCVKLGCAVYFESVPSAAFHGLDIENSSNLEGKELRYGTSGGPAWSIITTATSNGSVNAMHDSLNPLAGLMPMIGMWLNVVFGGVGVGFINMFLYIIVGVFISGMMVGRTPEYLGRKVETREMKLALLAILAHPFFILGGTALFAATSWGADTVANAGFHGFSEILYEFTSSAANNGSGFEGLGDNTVPWNIATGLVMLLARYIPIILPLAMVGSLAAKTPAPETAGTLRTDTLLFGGVLLGCVLIVGALLFMPVAVLGPIADHLSVMR, from the coding sequence ATGCTGTATGTGTTTCTGCTGGTGGCGCTCTGCGTCGTCGTGTCCTGGCCCATCGGCAAGATGGCGACCTGGGCCATGAGCGATCCGGTTTCGGATCGCGGCTTCCGGCGTGCCGTCGAAAACCTGTTTGTGAAGTGCGGCGGCAATGTTGTCAGAGGGCAACAGAATTGGAAGCAGTATGCTTTGTCGATGTTGCTGTTCAACGCCTTGATTTTTACGTTCATTTACCTGGTGTTGGGCACGCAGCAGTGGTTGCCGCTCAATCCCGACGGCAAGGGCGCTCTGGAGGGCAGCCTGATCTTCAACACCACGGCTTCCTTCACCTCCAACACCAATTTGCAGCACTATTCCGGCGAACAGGCGCTCAGTTATATCGGACAGTTCGCCCTGATGTTTCTGCAATACCTGACTCCGGCCACGGGTTTGGCCTGCTTGGCGGCCCTGGCGCGCGGCCTGTCCGGCAAGGTGCTGATGGGCAATTTTTACGCCGACGTGATGCGGGCCACCTTTCTGGTGCTGCTGCCCCTCTGCCTGGTCACGGCCGGCATGCTGGTGCTGGGCGGCGTGATCATGACGTTTGACGGCTCCGTGGTCGCCCAGACCCTGGAGGGGGCCAAGCAGATTATTGCCCGTGGCCCGGTAGCGGCTTTTGTGACGATTAAGCAACTGGGCACCAACGGCGGCGGCTTTTTCGGGCCAAACTCCACGCATCCTTTTGAAAACGCGAGCTTTTTCACAAACTTCATCGAGACCATGTCCATCATCGTCATCCCCATGGCCTGTGTCTGGATGTTCGGGCGGCTTACGGGCCGCATGAAGCATGCGGCCGTGATTTTCGCGGTGATGCTGAGCCTGCTCTGCGTCAAGCTGGGTTGCGCCGTATATTTTGAAAGCGTGCCGTCCGCCGCCTTCCATGGCCTGGATATTGAGAACAGCTCCAATCTGGAAGGCAAGGAACTGCGTTACGGCACCAGCGGGGGACCGGCCTGGAGCATCATCACCACGGCCACCAGCAACGGTTCGGTCAACGCCATGCACGACAGCCTGAACCCGCTGGCCGGGCTCATGCCCATGATCGGCATGTGGCTCAACGTGGTCTTCGGCGGCGTGGGCGTGGGCTTCATCAATATGTTCCTTTACATCATCGTAGGCGTGTTCATCAGCGGCATGATGGTGGGGCGCACGCCGGAATACTTGGGCCGCAAAGTGGAAACACGCGAGATGAAGCTGGCTCTGCTGGCTATTCTGGCCCATCCCTTCTTCATCCTGGGCGGCACAGCCCTGTTCGCGGCCACGTCCTGGGGCGCGGATACCGTGGCCAACGCGGGCTTCCACGGTTTTTCCGAAATTCTGTACGAATTCACCTCCTCGGCAGCCAATAACGGCTCCGGCTTCGAGGGCCTGGGCGACAACACCGTGCCCTGGAATATCGCCACCGGCCTGGTCATGCTGCTGGCCCGCTATATTCCGATCATTCTGCCCCTGGCCATGGTCGGCTCCCTGGCGGCCAAGACGCCCGCGCCCGAAACCGCGGGCACGCTGCGCACCGACACGCTGCTCTTCGGCGGCGTGCTGCTGGGATGCGTGCTCATCGTGGGCGCGCTGCTCTTCATGCCCGTGGCCGTGCTGGGGCCCATCGCCGATCATTTGTCCGTCATGCGTTAG
- the kdpB gene encoding potassium-transporting ATPase subunit KdpB, with product MDTAMNYQTAQAKLSRRAGRKASLFEAGLVRTALGRAFAMLNPAAMIRNPVMFVTEIGAALTTLTLILDVTGQGPALLPVPYTLAVAFVLWLTVLFANFAEALAEARGRAQADSLKLTRARTLARKLEGEKLVEVYSDQLRQGDLVKVEAGEVIPVDGEVVEGAASVDESAITGESAPVVREAGGDRSGVTGGTRVLSDVILIRVTALPGQSFLDRMIALVEGAARQKTPNELALTVVLAGLSLAFVLVTGALWPMARYFNVELPIPWLISLLVCLIPTTIGALLAAIGLAGMDRALAANVLAKSGKAVELAGDIDTLLLDKTGTITMGDRQASEFFPLPGVKPLELARAAMYASFGDQTPEGKSIVELGGKMLADEAPQEADATAGARVIPFTAQTRLSGLELPDGNLYRKGAPDAIERLLTKEGKALPDGLSSLVATVARSGATPLVVLHNSKLLGVVALADVLKPGIYGRFARLRAMGIRVVMVTGDNPLTAEAIAMEAGVDDFIAEAKPEDKLNYIRREQAQGRLIAMMGDGTNDAPALAQADIGVAMNSGTQAAREAGNMVDLDSDPTKLIEIIEIGKQLIMTRGALTTFSIANDVAKYFAIIPAMFMLAIPQLSALNIMGLASPQSAVLSALIFNAIIIPLLIPIAIKGVKYRPKSAESLLRHNLLVYGLGGILVPFAGIKLIDMLLAGLGLA from the coding sequence ATGGATACCGCAATGAATTATCAGACAGCGCAGGCCAAACTGTCCCGCCGCGCCGGACGCAAGGCTTCTCTTTTTGAGGCCGGTCTGGTGCGCACGGCGCTCGGACGGGCCTTTGCAATGCTCAATCCCGCGGCCATGATCCGAAATCCGGTGATGTTCGTCACGGAAATCGGAGCGGCCCTGACCACCCTGACCCTGATTCTGGACGTAACCGGGCAGGGGCCAGCCTTGCTGCCGGTGCCCTATACCCTGGCCGTGGCCTTCGTTCTGTGGCTCACCGTGCTTTTCGCCAATTTCGCCGAAGCCCTGGCCGAGGCCAGAGGCCGGGCCCAGGCCGACAGCCTCAAACTCACCCGCGCCCGTACCCTGGCCCGGAAACTGGAAGGCGAAAAGCTGGTGGAAGTCTATTCCGACCAGTTGCGCCAGGGCGACCTGGTCAAAGTGGAAGCCGGGGAAGTCATTCCCGTGGACGGCGAAGTGGTGGAAGGCGCGGCCAGCGTGGACGAGTCGGCCATAACCGGCGAATCCGCGCCCGTGGTACGCGAGGCGGGCGGCGACCGTTCCGGCGTCACCGGCGGTACGCGGGTGCTTTCGGACGTCATCCTGATCCGGGTCACGGCCCTGCCCGGCCAGTCCTTCCTGGACAGGATGATCGCCCTGGTGGAAGGCGCGGCGCGTCAGAAGACGCCCAATGAGCTGGCGCTCACCGTGGTGCTGGCCGGTCTGAGCCTGGCATTCGTACTGGTGACCGGCGCGCTCTGGCCCATGGCCCGCTATTTCAATGTCGAGCTGCCCATTCCGTGGCTGATCTCGCTACTGGTCTGCCTGATCCCCACCACCATCGGCGCGCTGCTGGCGGCCATCGGTTTGGCGGGCATGGACCGGGCCCTGGCGGCCAATGTGCTTGCCAAGAGCGGCAAGGCCGTGGAGCTGGCCGGGGACATCGACACTCTGCTGCTGGACAAGACCGGCACCATCACCATGGGCGACCGCCAGGCGTCGGAATTCTTTCCCCTGCCGGGCGTAAAACCCCTGGAACTGGCCCGTGCGGCCATGTACGCCTCTTTCGGCGACCAGACCCCGGAGGGGAAGTCCATTGTTGAACTGGGCGGAAAGATGCTGGCCGACGAGGCTCCGCAGGAAGCGGATGCGACGGCGGGGGCCAGGGTCATTCCCTTTACGGCCCAGACCCGTCTGAGCGGCCTGGAACTGCCCGACGGCAACCTGTACCGCAAGGGCGCGCCCGATGCCATCGAACGGCTGTTGACCAAGGAAGGCAAGGCTCTGCCGGACGGCCTCTCCAGTCTGGTGGCGACCGTGGCCCGCAGCGGCGCGACGCCGCTGGTGGTGCTGCACAACAGCAAACTGCTGGGCGTGGTCGCGCTGGCAGACGTGCTCAAACCGGGCATATACGGTCGCTTCGCCCGGTTGCGGGCCATGGGCATCCGCGTCGTCATGGTCACGGGCGATAATCCGCTCACGGCTGAGGCCATTGCCATGGAAGCCGGCGTGGACGACTTCATCGCTGAAGCCAAGCCCGAGGACAAGCTTAACTACATCAGGAGGGAACAGGCCCAAGGTCGGCTTATCGCCATGATGGGCGACGGCACCAATGATGCCCCGGCCCTGGCCCAGGCGGATATCGGGGTGGCCATGAATTCCGGCACCCAGGCCGCCAGGGAAGCCGGCAACATGGTGGATCTGGACAGCGACCCCACAAAGCTTATTGAAATCATTGAAATCGGCAAACAGCTGATCATGACCCGAGGCGCGCTGACCACCTTCTCCATCGCCAACGACGTGGCCAAGTATTTCGCCATCATTCCGGCCATGTTCATGCTGGCCATTCCGCAGCTTTCGGCTCTGAACATCATGGGGCTGGCCTCGCCGCAAAGCGCGGTGCTTTCGGCCCTGATCTTCAACGCCATCATTATTCCGCTGCTCATTCCCATCGCCATCAAGGGCGTGAAGTACCGCCCCAAGAGCGCGGAGAGCCTGCTGCGGCACAACCTGCTGGTCTACGGGCTGGGCGGCATTCTGGTGCCTTTCGCGGGTATCAAGCTTATTGACATGCTGCTGGCCGGTCTGGGCCTGGCCTGA
- the kdpC gene encoding K(+)-transporting ATPase subunit C: protein MTTELTGNWGAQFAACLRLMLVSAVILCVLYPLVILAVGRTFTPWTAAGSLLLNERGQVVGSAQIAQAFTRPEYFWPRPSAVDYAANATGGSNLSPAGDALRERALESLKSLEATPQRKVPADLVTASGSGMDPHITLKAAHWQAERVARARGLEPSDVVELADSLAETPGGVLNSAPLVNVLKLNMALDHLSGTIDAGSMSAPLEQGR from the coding sequence ATGACGACTGAACTTACGGGAAATTGGGGCGCGCAGTTCGCGGCCTGCCTGCGCCTGATGCTGGTATCCGCTGTGATCCTCTGCGTGCTGTATCCTCTGGTCATCCTGGCCGTGGGGCGGACGTTCACGCCCTGGACCGCCGCAGGCTCCCTGCTGCTCAATGAGCGGGGTCAGGTGGTGGGCAGCGCGCAGATCGCCCAGGCTTTCACCAGGCCGGAATATTTCTGGCCGCGCCCCTCGGCCGTGGACTATGCCGCCAATGCCACGGGCGGCAGCAATCTCTCTCCGGCGGGCGACGCCCTGCGGGAACGCGCGTTGGAAAGCCTGAAAAGCCTGGAGGCCACGCCGCAACGCAAGGTTCCGGCGGACCTGGTCACGGCCTCGGGCAGCGGCATGGATCCGCACATTACCCTGAAAGCCGCGCACTGGCAGGCGGAGCGCGTGGCCCGCGCGCGCGGCCTGGAACCTTCGGACGTGGTGGAATTGGCGGACAGCCTGGCCGAAACGCCCGGCGGCGTGCTGAACAGCGCGCCCCTGGTCAATGTGCTCAAGCTGAATATGGCTCTGGACCATCTAAGCGGCACGATTGACGCCGGGAGCATGTCCGCTCCGCTGGAGCAGGGACGGTAA
- a CDS encoding universal stress protein, which translates to MREFSDVLARKREGSLKIYLGYAAGVGKTCAMLQEAHNLLRQGFDVVAAYVEPHERPDTLALLEGIETLPPLRVSQGGAAFPEMDVEALIRRAPQIALVDELAHTNAPGSQREKRYQDVLEILSHGINVIGTLNVQHLESVAERVQEATGVAVRERLPDAFLARADQVVTVDVSKEDLRERLRQGKIYKPEQAERALRNFFSYENLSFLRELCLREASGDQMRKIEAQALLSPEAEGHAAEAVMVAISSNPTDAETLIRKAMRLASQMGSRCYVVYVQRQRESPERINAAVQRGLQNNLQLAVRLGAEVVELEGEDVAETLVNFASARNVRHAFFGKSRLTPLRERLRGSFILNFLYDAVGVDVHIVNLTPREV; encoded by the coding sequence ATGCGGGAATTTTCGGACGTGCTGGCGCGCAAGCGCGAAGGTTCGCTCAAAATATATCTGGGCTATGCGGCGGGCGTGGGCAAGACCTGCGCCATGCTTCAGGAGGCCCACAATCTGTTGCGGCAGGGCTTTGACGTGGTGGCCGCCTATGTTGAGCCGCACGAGCGGCCCGACACCCTGGCCCTTCTGGAAGGCATCGAAACCCTGCCGCCCCTGCGCGTCAGTCAGGGCGGAGCGGCTTTTCCCGAAATGGATGTGGAAGCCCTGATCCGTCGCGCTCCCCAGATCGCCCTGGTGGACGAACTGGCGCACACCAACGCGCCCGGCTCTCAAAGGGAAAAACGCTACCAGGACGTTCTGGAAATCCTCTCCCACGGCATCAACGTCATCGGCACCCTCAACGTGCAGCATTTGGAATCCGTGGCCGAAAGGGTGCAGGAAGCCACGGGCGTGGCCGTGCGCGAGCGCCTGCCCGACGCTTTTCTGGCCCGCGCGGACCAGGTGGTTACGGTGGACGTTTCCAAGGAGGATTTGCGCGAGCGCCTGCGCCAGGGCAAGATATACAAGCCTGAACAGGCCGAACGGGCTTTGCGGAATTTTTTCAGTTACGAAAACCTTTCCTTTTTGCGCGAACTCTGCCTGCGCGAAGCCTCGGGCGACCAGATGCGCAAAATCGAGGCCCAGGCCCTGCTTTCGCCGGAGGCGGAAGGCCATGCCGCCGAGGCTGTGATGGTGGCCATCAGCTCCAACCCCACGGACGCGGAAACCCTGATCCGCAAGGCCATGCGCCTGGCGAGCCAGATGGGATCGCGCTGCTATGTTGTCTATGTGCAGCGGCAGCGGGAGAGCCCAGAGCGGATCAATGCCGCCGTGCAGCGGGGCCTGCAGAACAACCTGCAACTGGCCGTGCGTCTGGGGGCCGAGGTGGTGGAGCTGGAGGGCGAGGACGTGGCCGAAACTCTGGTCAATTTTGCCAGCGCCCGCAATGTGCGGCATGCCTTTTTCGGCAAGTCCCGCCTGACGCCGTTGCGCGAACGCCTGCGCGGATCCTTTATCCTCAATTTTTTGTATGACGCGGTGGGAGTGGACGTGCATATCGTCAATCTGACTCCCAGAGAGGTTTGA
- a CDS encoding sensor histidine kinase, with amino-acid sequence MDITVLPTLHRRISQATLKLVLAFGLVGVLLCTGFFFAGRAPDSLVSRNYDSVALARQMSTALAGWRFPELYVGKDRAAWQTEFELALAGARANVTETGEQAAVDAVARSWSELLLAGPEDADMGYNHVRMQLNALVALNEDGIRQRIAEGRWWRDIVFTVGVALFLACTLWAFFQTDATAARIAHPLRRAAEVLQARPPLRKPLRLPAPQTLEVRILFEEFTRLWARLSQLDAVNLSRLIAEKNKLAVLLDAAEDAVLMLGSGGAVEHASSRMLALLGLTSKDVLGKVWADLSSTAPNYLALRAVLHSGLTGSRDIALADPEQPGDARGTGSERWFSARRRVVEESGRGARAVAGPKQTLGQVFLLTEITEKKRRDALRAEMMDWISHELKTPVQSLGLAADLLARRPESAADPDLSALVATVREDAARLRTVAAQFLDIARMSPHALELRPAPLDLRDCLPRWLQPFEPAAREAGVALRCDVAPGLPPVFLDQERFAWVLSNLVSNALRAVPEGGAVTVSAELEEEGLLALRVADNGPGIDAELAGRLFEPFSHRRAAGRRLSIAGLGLAISRAIVEGHGGTLHYTPAPEGGSIFTVCLPLPEQEAETGGGRA; translated from the coding sequence ATGGATATAACAGTTCTACCCACTTTGCACCGGCGCATCAGCCAGGCCACCCTCAAACTGGTATTGGCTTTTGGTCTGGTGGGCGTGCTGCTTTGCACGGGCTTTTTCTTTGCCGGGCGCGCGCCCGACTCGCTGGTGAGCCGGAATTACGATTCCGTGGCCCTGGCCAGGCAGATGTCCACGGCTCTGGCCGGTTGGCGTTTTCCGGAACTCTATGTCGGGAAGGACCGCGCTGCCTGGCAGACCGAGTTTGAACTGGCTCTGGCCGGAGCGCGGGCCAATGTGACCGAAACGGGTGAACAGGCGGCGGTGGACGCCGTGGCCCGGAGCTGGAGCGAACTGTTGCTTGCCGGGCCGGAAGACGCGGATATGGGCTACAATCACGTGCGCATGCAGCTCAACGCTCTGGTGGCCCTCAATGAGGATGGCATCCGGCAAAGGATCGCCGAGGGGCGCTGGTGGCGCGACATCGTGTTCACGGTGGGCGTTGCCCTGTTTCTGGCATGCACGCTCTGGGCCTTTTTTCAGACCGACGCCACTGCCGCGCGCATTGCCCATCCACTGCGCCGCGCGGCCGAAGTGCTTCAGGCCCGTCCTCCCCTGCGCAAACCTCTGCGCCTGCCCGCGCCGCAGACCTTGGAAGTGCGTATTCTGTTCGAGGAATTCACACGGCTTTGGGCGCGGCTCAGCCAGCTTGACGCCGTGAATCTGAGCCGCCTGATTGCGGAAAAAAACAAGTTGGCCGTGCTGCTGGACGCCGCTGAAGACGCTGTGCTGATGCTTGGCTCCGGCGGCGCGGTGGAGCATGCCAGCAGCCGCATGTTGGCGCTGCTCGGGCTCACGTCCAAGGATGTGCTGGGTAAAGTCTGGGCGGATCTTTCAAGCACGGCTCCCAACTATCTGGCCCTGCGCGCCGTTCTGCACAGTGGTCTGACCGGCAGCCGGGACATCGCCCTCGCCGATCCGGAGCAGCCGGGCGACGCGCGCGGCACGGGGAGCGAGCGCTGGTTCTCGGCCCGGAGGCGGGTGGTGGAGGAGTCGGGCCGGGGGGCGCGTGCCGTGGCCGGGCCGAAGCAGACCCTGGGGCAGGTTTTTCTGCTCACTGAAATCACGGAAAAGAAGCGGCGCGACGCCCTGCGCGCGGAAATGATGGATTGGATTTCCCACGAATTGAAAACGCCGGTGCAATCTTTGGGGCTGGCCGCTGATTTGCTGGCCCGACGGCCTGAAAGCGCGGCGGACCCTGATCTGTCCGCCCTGGTGGCGACCGTGCGGGAGGATGCCGCGCGTCTGCGCACTGTGGCGGCCCAGTTTCTGGATATCGCCCGCATGAGCCCGCACGCTCTGGAGCTGCGACCCGCGCCGCTGGATCTGCGGGACTGCCTGCCGCGCTGGCTGCAACCCTTTGAACCGGCGGCCCGCGAGGCGGGCGTGGCCTTGCGTTGCGACGTTGCGCCGGGTCTTCCGCCTGTGTTCCTGGATCAGGAGCGTTTTGCCTGGGTGCTTTCCAACCTTGTGTCCAATGCCTTGCGCGCCGTGCCTGAGGGCGGCGCGGTCACGGTAAGCGCGGAGCTGGAAGAGGAGGGCCTTCTGGCCTTGCGGGTGGCGGACAACGGGCCGGGCATCGACGCGGAGCTGGCCGGACGCCTTTTCGAACCCTTCTCGCATCGACGCGCTGCCGGGCGGCGATTGAGCATCGCCGGTCTCGGTCTGGCCATCAGCCGGGCCATTGTGGAAGGGCACGGCGGTACATTGCACTACACACCCGCTCCGGAAGGCGGTTCCATTTTTACGGTATGCCTGCCTCTGCCGGAGCAGGAGGCCGAAACCGGCGGAGGACGGGCATGA
- a CDS encoding sigma-54-dependent transcriptional regulator codes for MTGDDSELSVLVVDDDAAILRTLLLTLKSLGCRAVGESGGEAALAAVEKQAPDLLLTDMRMEGMSGVELTAAALERRPDLICVLMTAFASYENAVEAIKAGAYDYLPKPFSAGELEHLLRRVRDLVRLRRENTRLRQARHGWFEGLTSPAALDLQRLMDKLAQSDVSVLFQGETGTGKTSLARELHRCSARSDKPFVEVVCSAIAEPLFESEVFGHVRGAFTGAVRDRAGKFEAAEEGTLFLDEVGELSPSSQAKLLRFLEDRVIERVGDNKPLRLDVRVLAATNRDLRSLVAEGRFREDLYYRLNIFECRLPPLRERREDILPLAQRFLRQAAGEKAVPVLSGEARDALLAHAWPGNARELRNVMERALLLAEGSAVRRDDLPPALQGVGGAASGGATADEGRILTLAEVEEAQIRKVLGLGVSMDKAAALLGITTVTLWRKRKELGLD; via the coding sequence ATGACCGGAGATGACTCGGAACTGAGCGTCCTGGTGGTGGACGACGATGCGGCCATCCTGCGCACTCTGCTGCTGACCCTGAAAAGCCTGGGTTGTCGGGCCGTGGGCGAAAGCGGAGGCGAAGCGGCGCTGGCCGCTGTCGAGAAGCAGGCGCCCGACCTGCTGCTGACCGATATGCGCATGGAAGGCATGAGCGGGGTGGAGCTGACCGCCGCCGCGCTGGAGCGTCGCCCGGATTTGATCTGCGTGCTGATGACGGCCTTCGCCTCCTATGAAAATGCGGTGGAAGCCATCAAGGCCGGGGCATATGACTATCTGCCCAAACCCTTTTCCGCCGGAGAGCTGGAGCATCTGCTGCGTCGGGTCCGGGATCTGGTGCGCCTGCGGCGGGAAAACACCCGCCTGAGGCAGGCGCGGCACGGCTGGTTTGAGGGATTGACCTCTCCCGCCGCGCTGGACTTGCAGCGTTTGATGGACAAGCTGGCGCAAAGTGACGTTTCCGTGCTTTTTCAGGGCGAAACGGGCACCGGCAAAACTTCGCTGGCCCGCGAGTTGCACCGCTGTTCAGCCAGAAGCGACAAGCCCTTTGTGGAAGTGGTCTGTTCGGCTATCGCCGAACCCCTGTTCGAGTCCGAGGTCTTCGGGCATGTGCGCGGGGCCTTTACCGGCGCGGTGCGCGACCGGGCGGGCAAATTCGAGGCCGCCGAGGAGGGCACGCTCTTTCTGGACGAGGTGGGCGAGCTCTCGCCTTCCAGCCAGGCCAAGCTGCTGCGTTTTCTGGAAGACCGGGTCATTGAGCGGGTGGGGGACAACAAGCCCCTGCGCCTGGACGTGCGGGTGCTGGCGGCCACCAACCGGGATTTGCGAAGTCTGGTGGCTGAAGGGCGCTTCCGTGAGGATCTCTATTACCGCCTGAACATTTTTGAATGCCGCCTGCCGCCTCTGCGGGAACGCCGGGAGGACATTCTGCCTCTGGCGCAACGTTTTTTGCGGCAGGCCGCCGGAGAAAAGGCGGTTCCCGTGCTTTCCGGCGAAGCGCGCGACGCCCTGCTGGCCCACGCCTGGCCCGGCAATGCCCGCGAACTGCGCAATGTCATGGAGCGCGCACTGCTGCTGGCCGAAGGTTCTGCGGTGCGGCGTGACGACCTGCCCCCGGCCCTGCAGGGCGTAGGCGGCGCGGCGAGCGGGGGCGCAACGGCGGATGAGGGACGCATCCTGACGCTGGCCGAGGTGGAGGAGGCCCAGATCCGCAAGGTGCTGGGCCTGGGCGTGAGCATGGACAAGGCCGCGGCCCTGCTCGGCATCACCACGGTCACGCTCTGGCGCAAACGCAAGGAGTTGGGCCTGGATTGA